One genomic window of Tenacibaculum tangerinum includes the following:
- a CDS encoding peptidase domain-containing ABC transporter: MKKDIVYMHLMKLKKIKLFMLRLQTYLKPPNRKVKKLPFFYQLTSTDCAAACLCMIVNYFDKKASLNDIKGYFEFTRNGVSINDIVDTSERLGLSATVLKVSSEELATIPYPTILYWKQEHFLVFDRAIESNETLTFHLADPAYGKVKLDKETFENEWKGINEKGIAIVLQPTESFDALDINRNENVLKSFSSPIIKYIKKFLLKNRLKYILALSLLIISLVANWAIPFVFQKIIDEGVMSKSMNIVYFFLMSQVVLFLSYFVSDFFSRLILTKFNFSLSVDLKENLLLKLIKLPINYFDTRLNTETLQRINDQNRIQTYMTWKGPELIISALNILIFGSILLYYNTTVFLSYFILSVISFVWVFLFLKRRAILEYAMFLKKSENSNHIYEFIMNMPEIKINNAQNNIINKITNIQDKLNDIELRSLYLNTYQLIGVNVLTKIKEIVAIGVCAYFIIQGQITLGALISISYVIGQLTGPMNNIISFIKDTQDAKLSNDRINDIYTTKEENKDRNIDFSTRKVSNINIQNLSFKYPGKFSPTILENISFKIEKNTVTAIVGASGSGKTTLLKLLLSFYETERNAISIDGIDMNTIIPSTWRQQCGIVMQDGNIFSGTVADNIALSDGEVDFDRLKKACEISSAYEFIKYLPMGFNTKIGNSGLQLSGGQKQRILIARAIYKNPDYIFLDEATSALDAENEKIIHNNLQEFFIGKTVVIIAHRLSTVKNADNIIVLKKGKIVELGKHKELTEKRGEYYNLVKNQLELGS; encoded by the coding sequence ATGAAGAAGGATATTGTGTATATGCATTTGATGAAACTCAAAAAGATAAAGTTATTTATGCTAAGGTTACAGACATACTTAAAACCGCCTAATAGAAAGGTTAAAAAACTTCCATTTTTTTATCAACTGACAAGTACAGATTGTGCCGCTGCTTGTTTGTGCATGATTGTTAATTACTTTGATAAAAAGGCCAGTTTAAATGATATAAAAGGATATTTTGAGTTTACTAGGAATGGTGTTTCTATAAATGATATTGTCGATACCTCAGAAAGATTAGGATTGTCTGCTACTGTTTTAAAAGTGAGTTCAGAAGAATTGGCTACTATTCCTTACCCTACAATTCTATATTGGAAACAAGAGCATTTTTTAGTATTTGATAGAGCAATAGAGAGCAATGAAACTTTAACTTTTCATTTAGCCGATCCTGCCTATGGAAAAGTTAAATTAGATAAAGAAACCTTTGAAAATGAATGGAAAGGTATCAATGAAAAAGGGATTGCTATTGTATTACAGCCAACCGAGAGTTTTGATGCGTTAGATATAAATAGGAATGAAAATGTTTTAAAATCTTTTTCTAGCCCAATTATTAAATATATAAAAAAGTTTTTATTAAAAAACCGACTAAAGTATATTCTAGCACTTAGTTTATTAATTATTAGCCTTGTAGCTAACTGGGCTATTCCATTTGTTTTTCAGAAAATAATTGATGAGGGAGTTATGTCTAAGAGTATGAATATCGTGTACTTTTTTTTAATGTCTCAGGTAGTTTTATTCTTGTCATACTTTGTCTCTGATTTTTTTAGTAGATTGATTTTAACAAAATTTAATTTTTCATTAAGTGTTGATTTAAAAGAAAATTTATTATTGAAGCTTATTAAATTACCTATTAATTACTTTGATACTCGATTGAATACTGAAACGTTACAAAGAATTAATGATCAAAATAGGATTCAAACGTATATGACTTGGAAAGGTCCAGAGTTAATAATCAGTGCTCTAAATATCTTAATTTTTGGAAGTATTTTATTATATTATAATACAACAGTCTTTTTATCATATTTTATTTTAAGCGTAATTTCATTTGTTTGGGTTTTCTTATTTTTAAAAAGGAGAGCAATCTTAGAGTATGCGATGTTTTTGAAAAAATCTGAAAATAGTAATCATATTTATGAATTTATTATGAATATGCCTGAAATAAAAATAAACAATGCTCAAAATAACATTATAAACAAAATAACTAATATTCAGGATAAGTTAAACGATATAGAATTACGTTCACTATACCTGAATACCTATCAGTTAATAGGTGTTAATGTATTAACCAAGATCAAAGAGATTGTGGCTATTGGGGTTTGTGCTTATTTTATTATTCAAGGTCAAATAACTTTAGGAGCTTTAATAAGTATATCGTATGTGATAGGTCAACTCACTGGGCCTATGAATAATATTATTAGCTTTATTAAGGATACACAAGATGCAAAATTATCAAACGATAGAATTAATGATATTTATACCACAAAGGAAGAAAATAAGGACAGAAACATTGATTTTTCTACCAGAAAAGTTTCAAATATCAATATACAGAACCTTTCGTTTAAATACCCAGGTAAGTTTAGCCCAACAATTCTTGAAAATATTAGTTTTAAAATAGAGAAAAACACAGTTACAGCTATTGTCGGTGCTAGCGGAAGTGGGAAAACTACTCTGCTAAAATTACTGTTGTCTTTTTATGAAACTGAACGTAATGCCATTTCAATTGATGGTATTGATATGAATACTATTATTCCTTCAACTTGGAGACAGCAATGTGGAATTGTTATGCAAGATGGAAATATTTTTAGTGGAACAGTTGCAGATAACATAGCATTGTCTGATGGTGAAGTAGATTTTGATAGGTTAAAAAAAGCTTGTGAAATATCTAGTGCTTATGAGTTTATTAAATACTTGCCAATGGGATTTAATACTAAAATAGGTAATTCTGGTCTACAACTAAGCGGAGGACAAAAGCAACGAATCTTAATAGCAAGAGCTATTTATAAAAACCCAGACTATATCTTTTTAGATGAAGCAACAAGTGCATTGGATGCAGAAAATGAAAAAATAATACATAACAACCTTCAAGAATTTTTTATAGGTAAAACTGTTGTTATTATTGCTCACAGATTATCTACTGTGAAGAATGCAGATAATATAATTGTTTTGAAAAAGGGAAAAATAGTTGAATTGGGAAAACACAAAGAGTTAACCGAAAAAAGAGGAGAATATTATAACTTAGTAAAAAATCAGTTGGAGCTTGGCAGCTAA
- a CDS encoding helix-turn-helix domain-containing protein encodes MKKKIDDFFSIKNSVDSILDEERKKAADYLSAVKAFARVTYKSIYIIDYEKKGFEYVSENPLFLCGHTAEEVQKMGYAFYFNYVEEKDLDLLLSINTIGFDFYDKLPIEDRLHYTISYDFHIENKESKKILINQKLTPIFLTSEGKIWKAMCIVSLSTEEKSGNIRIYREGDNIINYYDLKGNYWKKIKKIELTKREKEILRFSIRGFTINEIAKSIFVCSDTVKFHRKKLFEKLEVANIAEAISYTINNKLI; translated from the coding sequence ATGAAGAAAAAAATTGATGATTTTTTCTCTATCAAAAATAGTGTTGACTCTATTTTAGATGAAGAACGAAAAAAAGCGGCTGACTATTTATCGGCTGTAAAGGCTTTTGCTAGAGTAACCTATAAAAGCATATATATAATTGATTATGAAAAGAAAGGTTTTGAGTATGTTTCTGAAAACCCTCTTTTTTTATGTGGACATACTGCCGAAGAAGTTCAAAAAATGGGGTATGCTTTTTATTTTAATTATGTAGAAGAAAAAGATTTGGACTTATTGTTATCCATTAACACAATTGGTTTTGACTTTTATGACAAACTTCCTATAGAGGATAGATTGCACTACACTATTTCGTACGATTTTCATATAGAAAATAAGGAATCTAAAAAAATATTAATCAATCAAAAATTAACACCAATATTTTTGACAAGCGAGGGTAAAATTTGGAAGGCAATGTGTATTGTTTCTTTATCTACGGAAGAAAAATCTGGAAACATAAGAATATACAGAGAGGGAGATAACATTATAAATTATTACGATTTAAAAGGAAATTACTGGAAAAAGATAAAAAAAATAGAATTAACTAAAAGAGAGAAAGAGATATTAAGATTTTCAATTAGGGGTTTTACAATCAACGAAATTGCTAAATCTATTTTTGTCTGTTCTGACACTGTAAAATTCCATAGAAAAAAACTATTTGAAAAATTAGAAGTAGCCAATATAGCTGAGGCTATATCATACACGATAAATAATAAGTTAATTTAG
- a CDS encoding outer membrane beta-barrel family protein: MKKYFTAFCLSLQIFCFSQVTLTGKVLNTNNEPIELADAVLIDYNKKIIAGVTTNDMGEFKLEVKTGVYTLKVSFLGYKIWNKIVDLTSDKEEIIHLLEDSTKLDEVQIETSNRTFSRSADRLIFDVKNSLIGKANGDMTELLNFTPSVIVEGESIQVLGKDGVRVLVNGRDLKLSGSSLTAFLRSLKASDIDSIELIQNPPAKYEAEGDIAIINILTKKKEVEFWNSNITGAYRQGYYGIASYNGAFNYNKKKFSFSTNVAGADGFSRGEEKNEIFYPDNFWNQETYYKYQTKYITTNISSEYRISSHLLVGAQYTGSFSEPNSTNNGNIRIQEKAQANNVTEVNNIGEEEGDKQFNAANFHAVINLTPKRVINIDFDYFDYERDQKSVVNSFFSPSGDESSISNSSLQNVSNFSSKIDVEYPFKNVSLNFGSKLSFSETNNHVFITGVVNFDQQSSFNYKEDVQALYASLSSSLGLSEWSFQSGLRMERTETFAKENMLGSEVKNDYVNFFPSIYINYKPNQLHNLSLNYSKRILRPRFDALNPFRIYTSPFSYSEGNPNLQPVLLTNIGLSHLYKNFLNTEIYFSQTKNGSGQVAVLDEDNLTQSITRLNYFDSYDVGLWVNYLYNKKKWWQSLNTFHIYYNESTSKIYPLTPKSVNGVVGILKTTNHFSIDKNNKTTIGFDFSYRFPNTSKELIYNYEQYILNAFVKYNVNNNLQMSLNANNILREYNFNNKSTRNQIEAIYKGYYDTQYVKFSINYNFGNKKVRRTNRKLGNKDEKNRT; this comes from the coding sequence ATGAAAAAATATTTTACCGCTTTTTGTTTAAGCCTTCAGATTTTTTGTTTTTCTCAAGTTACTCTTACTGGAAAAGTATTAAATACAAACAATGAACCTATTGAGTTGGCTGATGCAGTACTAATTGATTACAATAAAAAGATTATTGCAGGAGTTACAACGAACGATATGGGTGAATTTAAGTTAGAGGTAAAAACAGGAGTTTATACTCTAAAAGTTAGTTTTTTGGGGTATAAGATTTGGAATAAAATCGTGGATTTGACCTCTGATAAAGAAGAGATTATTCACTTACTAGAAGATAGTACAAAGTTAGATGAAGTACAAATAGAAACATCTAATAGAACTTTTAGTAGATCGGCCGACAGATTAATATTTGACGTGAAAAATAGTTTAATAGGAAAGGCTAATGGAGACATGACAGAATTGTTAAATTTTACACCAAGTGTCATTGTAGAGGGAGAAAGTATACAAGTATTAGGAAAAGATGGAGTACGTGTTTTGGTTAACGGAAGGGATTTAAAACTTTCAGGAAGCTCTTTAACAGCTTTTTTGAGATCCTTAAAAGCGTCAGATATAGATAGTATTGAACTTATTCAAAACCCGCCTGCTAAATATGAAGCAGAAGGGGACATAGCTATAATAAATATTCTTACTAAGAAAAAAGAAGTAGAATTTTGGAATAGCAATATTACGGGGGCATACCGTCAAGGGTACTATGGTATAGCTTCCTATAATGGAGCATTTAATTATAATAAAAAGAAGTTCTCTTTCTCTACAAATGTAGCTGGCGCTGATGGTTTTAGCAGAGGTGAAGAGAAAAATGAAATCTTTTACCCAGATAACTTTTGGAATCAAGAAACCTATTATAAATATCAAACTAAATATATAACAACAAATATCTCTTCGGAATATAGGATTAGTTCTCATTTATTAGTTGGAGCTCAGTATACAGGAAGTTTTAGCGAGCCAAACTCTACAAATAATGGTAATATTCGAATTCAAGAAAAAGCTCAGGCTAATAATGTTACTGAAGTAAATAATATTGGGGAGGAAGAGGGTGACAAACAGTTTAATGCCGCAAACTTTCATGCTGTTATCAATTTAACACCCAAAAGAGTTATCAATATAGATTTTGATTATTTCGACTACGAAAGAGATCAGAAAAGTGTAGTAAACTCTTTTTTTAGTCCAAGTGGAGATGAAAGCAGTATTAGTAACTCTTCTTTACAAAATGTTTCTAATTTTTCTTCAAAGATTGATGTTGAATATCCTTTCAAAAACGTGTCATTAAACTTTGGAAGTAAGCTGTCATTCTCTGAAACGAATAATCATGTATTCATAACAGGGGTTGTAAATTTCGACCAACAAAGTAGTTTTAACTACAAGGAAGATGTTCAGGCATTATACGCTTCATTGAGTAGTAGTCTTGGGCTTTCAGAATGGAGTTTTCAGTCTGGATTGAGAATGGAAAGAACAGAAACATTCGCAAAAGAAAATATGTTAGGAAGTGAAGTTAAAAATGATTATGTGAATTTTTTTCCTTCTATATATATAAACTACAAACCAAACCAACTTCATAATTTATCCTTAAACTATTCAAAAAGAATTCTTAGACCGAGATTTGATGCCTTAAATCCTTTTAGAATATATACAAGTCCGTTTTCGTATTCAGAAGGAAACCCCAATTTGCAACCTGTTTTATTAACAAACATTGGTTTAAGTCATTTGTACAAAAACTTTTTAAATACAGAAATTTATTTTTCACAAACAAAAAATGGTTCAGGACAAGTTGCGGTTTTAGATGAAGATAATTTAACACAATCTATAACTAGATTGAATTATTTTGATAGTTATGATGTTGGATTATGGGTAAATTACTTATATAATAAAAAGAAGTGGTGGCAAAGTTTAAATACCTTTCATATTTATTACAATGAGTCAACTTCAAAAATTTACCCATTAACGCCAAAATCTGTGAATGGAGTTGTAGGAATTCTTAAAACAACTAATCATTTTTCAATAGATAAAAATAACAAAACTACTATAGGGTTTGATTTTTCGTATCGTTTTCCAAATACATCTAAGGAGTTAATATATAATTATGAGCAGTATATATTAAATGCATTTGTCAAGTATAATGTGAATAATAATCTTCAAATGTCGTTAAACGCAAACAATATTTTAAGAGAATATAATTTCAACAACAAGAGTACTAGAAATCAAATAGAGGCCATATATAAAGGTTATTATGATACGCAATACGTGAAATTTTCCATTAACTACAATTTTGGTAATAAAAAGGTTAGAAGAACAAATAGAAAATTGGGAAATAAAGATGAAAAAAATAGAACATAA
- a CDS encoding NAD(P)H-dependent oxidoreductase, with translation MNSIENLQWRYAVKKFDEHKFLSEEQLNILKEAFNLTATSYGLQPVKMVVLKDKDVQQQLVAHSWNQHQVVQASHLLVLCIPKTLTTTDVENYFKLVKDIRNTPDEILNPFKEFLVNDIKNKSPEVLFHWMKNQAYIALGNLMTVAANEKIDSCPMEGFVPEKYDEILGLEKYGLQSVLALPVGFRAEDDYMKDLKKVRKKTEEVVIEL, from the coding sequence ATGAATAGCATAGAAAATTTACAATGGCGCTACGCTGTAAAAAAATTTGACGAACATAAATTTCTTTCCGAAGAACAACTCAATATTTTAAAAGAAGCTTTTAACCTAACGGCTACCTCGTACGGATTACAACCTGTTAAAATGGTCGTATTAAAGGATAAAGACGTACAACAACAATTAGTTGCTCATTCTTGGAACCAACATCAAGTGGTGCAAGCTTCTCACTTACTAGTGCTATGTATTCCTAAAACATTAACTACTACCGATGTTGAGAACTACTTTAAATTAGTAAAAGATATTCGAAATACACCTGATGAAATTTTAAATCCATTTAAAGAATTCTTAGTAAACGATATCAAAAATAAATCTCCAGAAGTATTGTTTCATTGGATGAAAAACCAGGCCTATATTGCACTGGGAAACCTAATGACTGTAGCTGCCAATGAAAAAATTGATAGCTGTCCCATGGAAGGTTTTGTTCCTGAAAAATATGATGAAATCTTAGGCTTAGAAAAATACGGCTTGCAATCGGTTTTGGCACTTCCCGTAGGTTTTAGAGCAGAAGACGACTATATGAAAGATCTTAAAAAGGTTCGTAAAAAAACAGAAGAAGTAGTTATAGAACTGTAA
- a CDS encoding sodium:solute symporter: MQPLHILLLILAYFGVLILISHITGKSANNQTFFKANNSSPWYLVAFGMIGASLSGVTFISVPGWVEGNKMSYMQMVLGYVLGYAVIGLVLLPLYYRLNLTSIYTYLEERFGRYSYKTGASFFLLSRTIGAAFRLFLVAYVLQLILFNDYGIPFWVTVTITILLIWLYTFKGGIKTIVWTDTLQTLFMLIAVGVCIVMIKNEMQIDNLFSYIADNRLSKTFFFDDVKAGNYFWKQFFSGAFISIVMTGLDQDMMQKNLTCRNLKDAQKNMFWFTIVLVIVNFFFLALGVLLTDYATANEINAHKDELFPTIAMSGDLGIATSLFFLLGLIAAAYSSADSALTSLTTSFSIDILEVEKKKDKEEQERIRKKIHVLFSFILVATILIFRYSIADKSVIAKIFQFAGYTYGPLLGLYAFGLFTKLDIKDKLVPIVCLIAPIVTYFISFYSKEQFGFDFGFFILIVNGCLTFLGLLAIKTSKNA, translated from the coding sequence ATGCAACCACTACATATACTCCTCCTTATCTTAGCCTATTTCGGTGTATTAATTCTTATTTCGCACATTACAGGTAAGTCGGCAAACAATCAAACATTTTTTAAGGCAAATAACTCTTCCCCTTGGTACTTAGTTGCTTTTGGTATGATTGGCGCTTCACTATCAGGTGTTACTTTTATCTCTGTGCCGGGTTGGGTTGAAGGAAACAAAATGAGCTATATGCAAATGGTACTAGGCTATGTATTAGGGTATGCTGTTATTGGGCTGGTGTTACTTCCGCTTTATTACCGATTAAATCTAACTTCTATTTATACTTATTTAGAAGAACGTTTTGGTAGGTACTCCTATAAAACAGGTGCTTCATTTTTCTTACTCTCTAGAACTATTGGTGCTGCCTTTCGCTTATTTTTAGTGGCTTATGTATTACAACTTATTTTGTTCAATGATTATGGAATTCCGTTTTGGGTAACCGTAACCATTACCATTTTACTAATTTGGCTATATACTTTTAAAGGAGGAATTAAAACTATTGTATGGACAGATACCTTACAAACTTTGTTCATGCTAATTGCCGTTGGTGTATGTATTGTGATGATAAAGAATGAAATGCAAATTGATAATTTGTTTTCATATATCGCAGACAATCGCTTATCAAAAACCTTCTTTTTTGACGATGTAAAAGCAGGAAATTATTTCTGGAAACAGTTTTTTTCTGGAGCTTTTATTTCGATTGTAATGACAGGATTAGATCAAGATATGATGCAAAAAAACCTAACGTGTCGAAATTTAAAAGACGCACAAAAAAATATGTTTTGGTTTACTATCGTGTTAGTCATTGTAAATTTTTTCTTCTTAGCTCTTGGAGTATTGTTAACAGATTATGCCACCGCAAATGAAATCAATGCGCATAAAGACGAATTATTTCCTACCATAGCCATGAGTGGCGATTTGGGCATCGCTACGTCGCTGTTCTTTTTATTAGGTTTAATTGCTGCTGCTTACTCAAGTGCCGATAGCGCATTAACCTCTTTAACCACTTCGTTTAGCATCGATATTCTTGAAGTAGAAAAAAAGAAAGACAAAGAAGAACAGGAACGTATTCGTAAAAAAATACATGTACTTTTCTCTTTTATTTTAGTAGCCACTATCTTAATTTTTAGGTATTCCATTGCTGATAAAAGTGTGATTGCAAAAATATTTCAGTTTGCTGGTTATACCTATGGTCCACTATTAGGTTTATATGCTTTCGGATTATTTACCAAACTAGACATAAAAGATAAATTGGTACCCATAGTTTGCTTAATTGCTCCCATAGTAACTTATTTTATAAGTTTTTACAGCAAAGAGCAGTTCGGGTTTGATTTTGGTTTCTTTATACTAATAGTAAACGGATGCTTAACTTTCTTAGGATTGTTGGCCATTAAAACATCAAAAAATGCCTAA
- a CDS encoding radical SAM/SPASM domain-containing protein → MKYSQFNSIIPYNNQFALYNAFEDKVIFLENDLKELLTAGKREGIDELEHIHPAFYKYLSENKFLVDNNVDEVDKVREVARKVDEQTSMFQLTINPTMNCNFKCWYCYEDHIKASRLKSSMVIKVNKFITKKLQDEFIKYFHVGFFGGEPLLYFKRNVIPIIDHLAAESKAFGKEFGINFTSNGYLVNQDFVDYFHSKDLTCNLQITLDGYREEHDKVRFVSKTKGSYFEIVNNIKLLIRNGFHVRLRINYTSENLKDTFKIIDDFSDVDLKYIKRNLIVDYHRVWQDDAVDDLDTVLNENMEIIKAKGFNVTGTFSANNVINSCYADKRNSAVINYNGDLYKCTARDFSSESRNGFIDSEGELIWDDGYVEKRMKSKLHNKPCLSCRIMPLCNGGCSQHAMENLDNEEGYCVYAFDETQKDKVIYAKVTDILKTA, encoded by the coding sequence ATGAAATACAGTCAATTTAATTCAATAATCCCTTATAATAATCAGTTTGCATTATACAATGCATTCGAAGATAAAGTTATTTTTTTAGAAAATGATTTGAAAGAACTTCTTACAGCAGGTAAGCGTGAAGGAATAGATGAATTAGAGCATATACATCCGGCCTTTTATAAATATCTTTCAGAGAATAAGTTTTTAGTAGATAATAATGTAGATGAAGTCGATAAAGTAAGAGAGGTTGCGAGAAAGGTAGACGAACAAACTTCTATGTTTCAGTTAACTATTAATCCAACAATGAATTGTAACTTTAAATGTTGGTATTGTTATGAAGATCATATAAAAGCTTCTCGTTTAAAGAGTAGTATGGTGATTAAAGTAAATAAGTTTATTACGAAAAAACTTCAAGATGAGTTTATAAAATATTTTCATGTTGGATTTTTTGGAGGAGAACCTTTGTTGTATTTTAAAAGAAACGTTATTCCTATTATCGATCATTTAGCAGCAGAAAGCAAAGCGTTTGGTAAAGAATTTGGCATAAATTTCACATCAAACGGATATTTAGTGAATCAAGATTTTGTAGACTATTTTCACAGTAAAGATCTTACATGTAATTTACAAATTACTCTTGATGGTTATAGAGAAGAGCATGACAAAGTACGATTTGTGTCTAAAACAAAAGGATCCTATTTTGAAATTGTAAACAATATAAAACTGTTAATAAGAAACGGCTTTCACGTGCGTCTTCGTATAAATTATACAAGTGAAAACTTAAAAGATACGTTTAAAATTATTGACGATTTTTCTGATGTTGACTTGAAGTATATAAAGAGAAATTTAATTGTAGATTATCATAGAGTTTGGCAAGATGATGCAGTAGATGATTTAGACACTGTTTTAAACGAAAACATGGAAATTATTAAAGCAAAAGGTTTTAATGTAACTGGAACTTTCTCTGCAAATAATGTAATTAATTCTTGTTATGCTGATAAAAGAAATAGCGCAGTAATTAACTACAATGGAGACTTATATAAATGTACTGCTAGAGATTTTAGCTCAGAAAGTAGAAATGGTTTTATAGATAGTGAAGGAGAATTGATATGGGATGATGGATACGTTGAAAAGAGAATGAAGTCAAAGCTTCATAACAAGCCTTGTTTAAGCTGTAGAATAATGCCTCTTTGCAATGGAGGATGTAGTCAACATGCTATGGAAAACCTTGATAATGAAGAAGGATATTGTGTATATGCATTTGATGAAACTCAAAAAGATAAAGTTATTTATGCTAAGGTTACAGACATACTTAAAACCGCCTAA
- a CDS encoding DUF2851 family protein, producing the protein MKEDFLHFLWQYKLFNQANLQSVKNESIEIINSGGYNTNSGPDFLNATLKIDRQLWVGNIEIHIKSSDWYVHHHEKDVNYDAVILHVVWEHDTDVFMKNNHPLTTLELQKIAPKDVLQNYEKLFSKEQRWIPCEKQIPEVSSFLLNNWLERLYFERLEHKSIAIRELLQKFHNDYEAVLFQLLAKNFGLKVNGTAFLQLAQSFDFSVLRKVRFKEEQLSALLFGQAGFLEDEIEDSYYEKLQKEYTYLKHKYKLKPLPKHHFQFFRMRPSNFPTIRIAQLVSLYYKYQKLFSVLMKADSVIEIYGLFTIEVNDFWKVHYTFQTTSKKSPKKLTKGFVDLLIINTIIPLKFAYQQARGEVEEDSLLNLIQELQPEKNSIISKFSELKIKGKNAFETQALLELKNNYCSKKRCLQCAIGNSLLRK; encoded by the coding sequence ATGAAGGAAGATTTTCTACATTTTTTGTGGCAGTACAAATTATTTAATCAAGCCAACTTACAGTCTGTAAAAAACGAATCTATAGAAATTATAAATTCGGGAGGATATAACACTAATTCTGGACCTGATTTTTTAAATGCAACATTGAAAATTGATCGTCAGCTATGGGTAGGAAATATTGAAATTCACATAAAATCATCTGATTGGTATGTACACCATCATGAAAAAGATGTGAATTACGATGCCGTTATTTTACATGTTGTATGGGAACATGATACGGATGTTTTCATGAAGAATAATCATCCACTCACTACTTTAGAGCTACAAAAAATAGCCCCAAAAGATGTTTTACAAAACTATGAAAAACTGTTTTCAAAAGAGCAACGTTGGATTCCTTGTGAAAAACAGATACCTGAAGTAAGCTCTTTTTTACTGAATAACTGGTTGGAGCGCTTGTATTTCGAACGATTAGAGCACAAGTCTATTGCAATTAGAGAGTTGTTACAAAAGTTTCATAATGATTATGAGGCGGTATTATTTCAGTTGTTAGCTAAGAATTTTGGATTAAAAGTAAACGGAACTGCTTTTTTACAACTAGCACAATCGTTTGATTTTTCTGTGTTGCGTAAAGTACGCTTCAAGGAAGAACAGTTGTCAGCTTTATTGTTCGGACAAGCAGGTTTTTTAGAAGATGAAATAGAAGATAGCTATTATGAAAAACTACAAAAAGAATATACCTACCTGAAACATAAATACAAGCTAAAACCATTGCCAAAACATCATTTTCAGTTTTTTAGAATGCGACCCAGCAACTTTCCTACGATTCGGATAGCACAACTGGTATCTTTGTACTATAAGTATCAAAAATTGTTTTCAGTTTTGATGAAAGCGGACAGCGTGATAGAAATTTATGGGTTGTTTACTATCGAAGTAAATGATTTCTGGAAAGTGCATTATACCTTTCAAACGACCTCAAAGAAGTCACCTAAAAAACTCACTAAAGGTTTTGTAGATCTGTTAATTATCAATACCATCATTCCTTTGAAATTTGCGTATCAGCAGGCTAGAGGAGAGGTTGAAGAAGACAGTTTATTGAATTTGATACAAGAGTTACAACCTGAAAAAAATTCGATTATAAGTAAATTTTCTGAACTCAAAATTAAAGGAAAAAATGCTTTTGAAACGCAAGCCTTATTGGAGCTTAAAAATAATTATTGCTCAAAAAAACGTTGTTTACAGTGTGCTATTGGGAATAGTTTATTGCGAAAATAA
- a CDS encoding ThiF family adenylyltransferase: MRYNRNRIYLDNADQQKIKQIPILLGGAGIGSVIAECALRFGFENITIVDGDFVELTNLNRQNYIEDDIGISKVMALKKRLLNINSNAKIQTYNCFINKKNIKSIIDGHQIAINALDFTTNIPILFDQICREKQIPVLHPYNLGWGGLVVVIDSSSLPLNSIVRDKKSFNELHVVEYVSSYMKFWGKPQNWLEDIVESYKKEKETLPPPQLAVASWLVASICTNLLYKIATNKKLKIFPEFYMSTIE; encoded by the coding sequence ATGAGATATAATAGAAATAGAATTTACCTTGATAATGCAGATCAGCAAAAGATTAAACAAATTCCTATCCTACTAGGAGGAGCAGGTATAGGAAGTGTTATTGCGGAGTGTGCATTACGATTTGGCTTTGAAAATATTACTATTGTAGATGGTGATTTTGTAGAGTTAACCAATTTAAATAGACAAAATTATATTGAAGATGATATTGGCATAAGTAAAGTAATGGCTTTAAAAAAAAGACTTTTAAATATTAATTCAAATGCTAAAATTCAAACGTATAATTGTTTTATAAACAAAAAAAATATTAAATCAATAATTGATGGACATCAAATAGCAATAAATGCACTTGATTTTACTACAAATATCCCTATTTTATTTGATCAAATATGTAGGGAGAAACAAATACCAGTTTTACACCCTTACAATCTTGGCTGGGGAGGTTTGGTAGTTGTGATTGATTCCAGTAGCTTGCCTTTAAATTCTATAGTAAGAGATAAGAAGAGTTTTAATGAACTACATGTTGTGGAATATGTTTCAAGCTATATGAAGTTTTGGGGAAAGCCTCAAAACTGGCTTGAAGATATAGTTGAATCTTACAAGAAAGAAAAAGAAACATTACCACCACCTCAACTTGCGGTTGCATCTTGGTTAGTAGCGTCTATTTGTACAAACTTGTTGTACAAAATAGCGACCAATAAAAAACTAAAAATATTTCCTGAGTTTTATATGTCAACAATTGAGTGA